The proteins below come from a single Bartonella schoenbuchensis R1 genomic window:
- a CDS encoding 50S ribosomal protein L23 has protein sequence MTDLRHYDVIISPVITEKSTMVSEYNQVVFNVAPKAMKPEIKAAIEALFNVKVKAVNTTIRKGKVKRFKGVVGRQNDVKKAIVTLAKGYSIDLSTGL, from the coding sequence ATGACGGATCTTCGCCACTATGATGTAATTATTAGTCCGGTTATTACTGAGAAATCGACTATGGTTTCTGAATATAATCAAGTTGTTTTTAATGTTGCACCAAAAGCAATGAAACCTGAAATCAAAGCAGCCATTGAGGCGCTTTTTAATGTTAAGGTTAAGGCGGTTAACACAACGATTCGTAAGGGTAAAGTGAAGCGTTTCAAAGGTGTTGTTGGTCGACAGAATGATGTTAAAAAAGCGATTGTGACATTGGCTAAAGGTTACTCAATTGACCTTTCGACAGGTCTTTAG
- the rpsC gene encoding 30S ribosomal protein S3 yields the protein MGQKINPIGLRLGVNRTWDSRWYADSGEYGRLLHEDLKIRLYVIEELKQAAISKVVIERPHKKCRIIIHSARPGLIIGKKGADIEKLRCKLSEMTNAETSLNIVEIRKPEIDATIIAQSIAQQLERRVAFRRAMKRAVQSAMRLGAEGIRINCSGRLGGAEIARMEWYREGRVPLHTLRADVDYGTAEAKTAYGICGVKVWVFKGEILEHNPMASENRAMESDHSGVSSSRRRENT from the coding sequence ATGGGGCAGAAGATCAATCCAATAGGGCTTCGTCTTGGAGTTAATCGAACTTGGGATTCACGTTGGTATGCTGATAGTGGTGAATATGGACGTCTCCTTCATGAAGATTTAAAAATTCGTTTATATGTGATTGAAGAACTGAAGCAAGCAGCTATTTCTAAGGTTGTTATTGAGCGTCCTCATAAAAAGTGTCGTATTATAATTCACTCAGCACGCCCTGGTCTTATTATTGGTAAAAAGGGTGCTGATATTGAAAAGCTTCGTTGTAAACTTTCAGAAATGACGAATGCTGAGACTTCACTAAATATTGTTGAGATTCGTAAGCCGGAAATTGATGCGACAATCATTGCGCAATCAATTGCTCAGCAGCTTGAACGTCGTGTTGCTTTTCGGCGTGCAATGAAGCGTGCTGTTCAATCTGCTATGCGTCTTGGAGCGGAAGGTATTCGTATTAATTGTTCTGGTCGTCTTGGTGGTGCTGAAATTGCTCGTATGGAATGGTATCGTGAAGGTCGTGTTCCACTTCATACTTTGCGTGCCGATGTGGATTATGGTACAGCAGAGGCTAAAACGGCGTATGGTATTTGTGGTGTTAAAGTTTGGGTTTTTAAAGGCGAGATCCTTGAACATAATCCAATGGCTTCGGAAAATCGTGCTATGGAAAGTGATCATTCAGGAGTTTCGTCGAGTCGCCGCCGTGAAAATACTTGA
- the rplC gene encoding 50S ribosomal protein L3 — translation MRSGVIAQKLGMTRIYNEAGEHVPVTVLRLENCQVIAQRTVEKNGYTAVQLGVGFAKVKNVSRALRGHFAKAVVEPKAKVAEFRVSPDNLLDVGTEITVEHFIPGQRVDVTGTSIGKGFAGVMKRHNFGGHRASHGNSITHRAHGSTGQCQDPGKVFKGKKMAGHMGQVRVTTQNIEVVSTDIDRGLILVRGAVSGSKGAWILVRDAVKKRLPDNVPKPAGIRRSVEKKTESSTPVVEASKVEEAE, via the coding sequence ATGCGTTCAGGTGTAATAGCACAAAAACTGGGTATGACCCGTATATATAATGAGGCTGGTGAGCATGTACCAGTGACAGTACTTCGTTTGGAGAATTGTCAGGTTATTGCTCAGCGTACAGTTGAGAAGAACGGTTATACTGCTGTTCAATTAGGTGTGGGGTTTGCGAAAGTTAAAAATGTTTCGCGAGCTCTCCGTGGGCATTTTGCTAAGGCTGTAGTTGAGCCAAAAGCTAAGGTGGCGGAATTTCGTGTTAGTCCCGATAATTTACTTGATGTAGGTACTGAGATTACAGTGGAACATTTTATTCCAGGACAAAGAGTTGATGTAACGGGTACAAGTATCGGTAAAGGTTTTGCCGGCGTTATGAAGCGGCATAATTTTGGTGGCCATCGTGCTTCACATGGTAATTCAATTACACATCGTGCTCATGGTTCAACGGGGCAATGTCAAGACCCGGGTAAAGTATTTAAAGGCAAAAAAATGGCTGGTCATATGGGGCAAGTACGTGTGACAACGCAAAATATCGAAGTTGTTTCTACTGATATTGATCGTGGCTTAATTTTGGTGCGTGGTGCTGTCTCTGGTTCTAAAGGGGCTTGGATTTTAGTGCGTGATGCTGTAAAGAAGCGTCTTCCTGATAATGTGCCAAAGCCTGCTGGGATTCGTCGCTCTGTAGAGAAAAAGACTGAATCATCTACTCCGGTGGTAGAGGCCTCTAAAGTTGAGGAGGCTGAATAA
- the rplN gene encoding 50S ribosomal protein L14 — MIQMQTNLDVADNSGARRVMCIKVLGGSKRKYASVGDIVVVSVKDVIPRGRVKKGDVMKAVVVRTAKDIRRADGSVIRFDRNAAVLVDNKKEPIGTRIFGPVPRELRGKNHMKIISLAPEVL, encoded by the coding sequence ATGATTCAGATGCAAACAAACCTCGACGTTGCTGATAATTCTGGTGCTCGTCGTGTCATGTGCATCAAGGTGCTGGGCGGTTCAAAGCGGAAATATGCTTCGGTCGGTGACATTGTTGTTGTTTCGGTTAAGGATGTTATTCCCCGTGGACGTGTTAAAAAAGGTGATGTGATGAAAGCTGTGGTAGTTCGTACTGCCAAGGATATTCGTCGTGCGGATGGTAGTGTAATTCGTTTTGATAGAAATGCTGCTGTTTTGGTGGATAATAAAAAAGAGCCTATTGGTACACGTATTTTTGGGCCTGTTCCTCGCGAACTTCGTGGTAAAAACCACATGAAGATCATTTCACTCGCTCCTGAAGTGTTGTAA
- the rplF gene encoding 50S ribosomal protein L6 has product MSRIGKRPIPVPLGVTATVEGQLIKAKGPKGELSYVVNDEVLVKLEENVVSVLPRDQSKDARSKWGMSRSMIENIFCGVKDGFEKKLEINGVGYRAALQGKDIQLSLGFSHDVIYKVPSGVTVTVPKPTEIVVSGIDKQQVGQVAAEIREYRGPEPYKGKGIKYVDERIVRKEGKKK; this is encoded by the coding sequence ATGTCTCGTATTGGAAAAAGGCCTATTCCGGTTCCTCTTGGAGTTACTGCTACTGTTGAAGGTCAGTTGATTAAGGCAAAAGGTCCAAAAGGTGAACTGAGCTACGTCGTTAATGATGAAGTTTTGGTTAAGCTTGAGGAAAATGTTGTGTCGGTTTTACCGCGTGATCAATCAAAGGATGCGCGCTCTAAATGGGGTATGTCACGTTCAATGATTGAGAATATTTTTTGCGGTGTGAAAGATGGTTTTGAGAAGAAACTTGAGATCAACGGCGTTGGTTATCGTGCTGCTTTACAGGGTAAGGATATTCAATTATCATTAGGTTTTTCCCATGATGTTATTTATAAAGTGCCGTCTGGTGTTACTGTAACAGTTCCTAAGCCAACAGAAATTGTTGTTTCTGGAATTGATAAGCAGCAAGTCGGGCAAGTTGCGGCAGAAATTCGTGAATATCGTGGACCCGAGCCTTATAAAGGTAAAGGTATTAAATATGTAGATGAACGTATCGTTCGTAAAGAAGGTAAAAAGAAGTAA
- the rpsN gene encoding 30S ribosomal protein S14, whose protein sequence is MAKVSAVEKNKHRVVMAKRYAARRARLKAIVMDQKISLEERFKASIRLAELPRNSAKVRIRNRCEVSGRPRAYYRKLKMSRIALRELGSLGHIPGIVKSSW, encoded by the coding sequence ATGGCCAAAGTAAGTGCCGTTGAGAAAAATAAGCATCGTGTTGTGATGGCAAAGCGTTATGCTGCACGTCGTGCGCGTTTGAAAGCAATTGTGATGGATCAGAAGATTTCGCTTGAAGAGCGTTTTAAAGCTTCTATTCGGTTGGCGGAACTACCACGTAATTCTGCAAAGGTTCGTATTCGTAATCGTTGTGAAGTTTCGGGGCGTCCAAGAGCTTATTATCGTAAATTAAAAATGTCGCGGATTGCGCTACGTGAACTTGGTTCTCTAGGCCATATTCCTGGTATTGTTAAATCTAGTTGGTAA
- the rplX gene encoding 50S ribosomal protein L24 — MQKIRKGDKVIVLSGKDKGRSGEVIKVNPKNSSALVLGINVVKRHQRQTQTQEAGIVSKEAPIHLSNLAVVDPKDGKPTRIGFRVNADGNKVRVAKRSGELING; from the coding sequence GTGCAAAAGATTCGAAAAGGTGATAAAGTTATCGTTTTATCTGGGAAAGATAAAGGTCGTAGCGGTGAAGTTATTAAGGTGAATCCCAAAAATAGCAGCGCTCTTGTTCTTGGAATTAATGTAGTTAAACGTCATCAGCGTCAAACACAAACACAAGAAGCTGGAATTGTTTCTAAGGAGGCACCTATTCATTTGTCTAATTTGGCGGTTGTTGATCCTAAAGATGGTAAACCTACACGTATAGGTTTTCGTGTAAATGCAGATGGTAATAAAGTTCGTGTTGCCAAACGGTCGGGAGAACTGATTAATGGCTAA
- the rpsS gene encoding 30S ribosomal protein S19: MVRSVWKGPFVDGYLLGKAEKVRASGRNEVIKMWSRRSTILPQFVGLTFGVYNGNKHIPVSVSEEMVGHKFGEFAPTRTYYGHGADKKAKRK; encoded by the coding sequence GTGGTTCGTTCAGTTTGGAAAGGTCCGTTTGTTGACGGCTATCTTCTTGGGAAAGCAGAGAAGGTACGTGCAAGTGGGCGTAATGAAGTTATTAAAATGTGGAGTCGTCGTTCTACCATTCTGCCGCAATTTGTTGGTTTGACTTTTGGTGTTTACAACGGCAATAAACATATTCCTGTTTCTGTTTCTGAAGAAATGGTTGGGCATAAATTTGGCGAGTTCGCTCCCACTCGAACCTATTATGGTCATGGTGCGGATAAGAAAGCAAAAAGGAAGTAG
- the tuf gene encoding elongation factor Tu, whose protein sequence is MAKSKFERTKPHVNIGTIGHVDHGKTSLTAAITKYFGEFKAYDQIDAAPEERARGITISTAHVEYETEQRHYAHVDCPGHADYVKNMITGAAQMDGAILVVSAADGPMPQTREHILLARQVGVPAIVVFLNKVDQVDDAELLELVELEVRELLSKYDFPGDDIPIIKGSALAALEDSDKSIGEDAVRRLMNEVDNYIPTPERPVDQPFLMPIEDVFSISGRGTVVTGRVERGIIKVGEEIEIIGIRPTSKTTVTGVEMFRKLLDQGQAGDNIGALLRGIDREGIERGQVLAKPGSVTPHTKFKAEAYILTKDEGGRHTPFFTNYRPQFYFRTTDVTGIVTLPEGTEMVMPGDNVAMDVSLIVPIAMEEKLRFAIREGGRTVGAGIVSKIIE, encoded by the coding sequence ATGGCAAAGAGCAAATTTGAACGTACGAAGCCGCATGTTAATATAGGAACGATAGGTCACGTTGACCACGGTAAGACGTCATTAACAGCTGCGATTACGAAATATTTTGGTGAATTTAAAGCGTATGACCAAATTGATGCGGCGCCTGAGGAGCGTGCTCGTGGAATTACCATTTCAACAGCGCATGTTGAATATGAGACAGAGCAACGTCACTATGCGCATGTTGATTGTCCAGGCCATGCGGATTATGTGAAGAACATGATCACAGGTGCTGCACAAATGGATGGGGCGATTTTGGTTGTTTCAGCAGCTGATGGCCCGATGCCTCAGACACGTGAGCATATTTTGTTAGCACGTCAGGTTGGTGTTCCTGCGATTGTAGTTTTTTTAAATAAGGTTGATCAGGTTGATGATGCTGAGCTTTTAGAGCTTGTTGAGCTTGAAGTTCGTGAGCTTCTTTCGAAATATGACTTCCCTGGTGATGATATACCGATAATTAAGGGTTCTGCGTTAGCAGCTCTTGAGGATTCAGATAAAAGTATAGGTGAAGATGCAGTTCGTCGTTTGATGAATGAGGTTGATAATTATATCCCAACGCCTGAGCGTCCGGTTGATCAACCATTTTTGATGCCTATAGAAGATGTTTTTTCGATTTCTGGACGTGGAACGGTTGTAACGGGTCGTGTTGAGCGTGGAATTATTAAAGTTGGTGAAGAAATCGAGATTATAGGTATTCGCCCGACTTCTAAGACGACGGTTACAGGTGTTGAAATGTTCCGTAAGCTTTTAGATCAAGGTCAGGCAGGTGATAATATTGGTGCATTGCTTCGTGGTATTGATCGTGAAGGTATTGAGCGTGGACAAGTTTTGGCGAAGCCTGGTTCTGTTACGCCGCATACCAAGTTTAAAGCTGAGGCTTATATTTTGACGAAAGATGAAGGGGGTCGTCATACACCGTTTTTCACGAATTATCGTCCACAGTTTTATTTCCGCACCACGGATGTGACAGGAATTGTTACGCTTCCGGAAGGTACGGAAATGGTTATGCCGGGTGATAATGTTGCAATGGATGTTTCTTTGATTGTTCCGATTGCAATGGAAGAGAAGCTTCGTTTCGCTATCCGTGAAGGAGGGCGTACTGTCGGAGCTGGTATCGTTTCTAAGATTATTGAATAA
- the rplE gene encoding 50S ribosomal protein L5 — translation MAKEKQKPRMKTHYLEVVRKMLQEKFNYKNEMQIPRVDKIVINMGIGEATADSKKPSIAAEDLTLITGQRAVVTYARNSIASFKVREKMPLGAKVTLRKDRMFEFLDRLITIALPRVRDFRGLNPKSFDGHGNFAMGIKEHIVFPEINYDKVDQIWGMDIIVCTTAKTDDEARELLRAFNFPFRL, via the coding sequence ATGGCTAAAGAAAAACAGAAGCCGCGTATGAAGACGCATTATCTTGAAGTTGTTCGTAAAATGCTTCAAGAGAAGTTTAACTATAAAAACGAAATGCAAATTCCACGCGTTGATAAAATTGTGATTAATATGGGGATTGGTGAGGCGACTGCTGATTCCAAAAAACCATCTATTGCAGCTGAAGATCTGACATTAATAACAGGTCAGAGAGCTGTAGTTACCTATGCGCGTAATTCTATTGCGAGTTTTAAGGTTCGTGAAAAAATGCCGCTTGGGGCTAAGGTTACATTACGTAAAGATCGTATGTTTGAGTTTTTGGATCGTCTTATTACGATTGCCCTTCCACGGGTTCGTGATTTTCGTGGTTTGAATCCAAAAAGCTTTGATGGTCATGGCAATTTTGCTATGGGTATTAAAGAGCACATTGTGTTTCCAGAGATCAATTATGATAAAGTTGATCAGATTTGGGGCATGGATATTATCGTTTGTACGACAGCAAAAACGGATGATGAAGCGCGTGAATTATTGCGTGCTTTTAATTTTCCATTTCGCTTGTAA
- the rplB gene encoding 50S ribosomal protein L2, translated as MALKHFNPTTPGQRQLVIVERSDLHKGKSVKTLTGGLSSKGGRNNHGRVTARFQGGGHKRSYRFVDFKRLKRDMSAKVERLEYDPNRTAFIALIRYEDGQLSYILAPQRLGIGDVVITGSNVDIKPGNAMPLCNMPVGTIIHNVEMKPGKGGQIARSAGAYAQLVGRDQGMAILRLNSGEQRLVPGGCFATIGAVSNPDHGNINDGKAGRSRWRGKRPHVRGVAMNPVDHPHGGGEGRTSGGRHPVSPWGKPTKGKRTRSNKATSKFIMRSRHQRKK; from the coding sequence ATGGCACTTAAGCACTTTAATCCAACAACACCCGGGCAACGTCAGCTTGTTATTGTGGAGCGTTCTGATCTTCATAAGGGTAAATCTGTAAAGACGCTGACTGGGGGGTTGTCGTCAAAGGGTGGGCGTAATAATCATGGTAGAGTTACAGCTCGTTTTCAAGGTGGGGGGCATAAGCGTAGCTATCGGTTTGTTGATTTTAAGCGCCTTAAGCGTGATATGTCTGCAAAGGTTGAGCGTTTGGAGTATGATCCAAATCGTACTGCTTTTATCGCATTGATTCGTTATGAAGATGGTCAATTAAGTTATATTCTTGCGCCTCAGCGTCTTGGTATTGGTGATGTGGTTATTACTGGTTCAAATGTTGATATTAAGCCAGGTAATGCAATGCCTCTTTGTAATATGCCAGTGGGTACGATTATCCATAACGTTGAGATGAAACCTGGTAAAGGTGGTCAGATTGCACGTTCAGCAGGGGCTTATGCACAGCTAGTTGGGCGAGATCAGGGGATGGCTATTCTTCGTCTTAATTCTGGGGAGCAGCGTTTGGTTCCTGGTGGTTGCTTTGCAACCATTGGTGCTGTTTCAAATCCTGATCACGGAAATATTAATGATGGTAAAGCTGGTCGGTCGCGTTGGCGTGGAAAGCGTCCTCATGTTCGTGGTGTCGCTATGAATCCAGTGGATCATCCACATGGTGGTGGTGAGGGGCGTACATCGGGTGGTCGTCACCCTGTATCTCCTTGGGGTAAGCCTACGAAAGGTAAGCGTACACGCTCCAATAAAGCTACTAGCAAATTTATTATGCGTTCGCGTCATCAACGTAAGAAGTAA
- the rplD gene encoding 50S ribosomal protein L4 — protein sequence MDLVIKTLDGNEAGKLKVSEHIFGLAPREDILQRVVRWQLARRQQGTHQSQGRSDVARTGAKMFKQKGTGRARHSSARAPQFRGGGKAHGPVARSHVHILPKKSRALGLCLALSVKLKTNDLIVVDELNVQDAKTKVLAKSFSKLGFNNALLIGGKEINMNFSRAASNIPNIDVLPVQGINVYDILRRNKLVLSKAAVEALEERFK from the coding sequence ATGGATCTTGTAATTAAAACTCTTGACGGCAACGAAGCTGGTAAGTTAAAAGTTTCTGAACATATTTTTGGCCTCGCTCCGCGTGAAGATATTCTCCAGCGTGTTGTTCGTTGGCAGCTTGCGCGTCGTCAGCAAGGAACGCATCAGTCACAGGGGCGCTCGGATGTGGCTCGGACAGGTGCAAAAATGTTTAAACAAAAAGGAACTGGGCGTGCTCGGCATTCATCTGCTCGCGCACCGCAGTTTCGAGGTGGTGGTAAAGCACATGGTCCAGTGGCTCGTAGTCACGTGCATATTCTTCCTAAAAAGAGTCGTGCGCTTGGGTTATGTCTTGCTTTGTCAGTAAAACTAAAGACAAATGATTTGATTGTAGTTGATGAACTTAATGTTCAGGATGCTAAAACTAAGGTACTTGCTAAGAGTTTTTCTAAGCTTGGTTTTAATAATGCCCTATTAATTGGTGGAAAAGAAATAAATATGAATTTTTCTCGTGCAGCATCTAATATCCCTAATATTGATGTTTTACCGGTTCAGGGGATTAATGTTTATGATATTTTGCGTCGCAATAAGCTTGTTTTATCGAAGGCAGCTGTTGAGGCTCTTGAGGAGCGTTTCAAATGA
- the rpsJ gene encoding 30S ribosomal protein S10 — translation MNGQNIRIRLKAFDHRILDASTREIVSTAKRTGANVRGPIPLPTRIEKFTVNRGPHIDKKSREQFEMRTHKRLLDIVDPTPQTVDALMKLDLSAGVDVEIKL, via the coding sequence ATGAATGGTCAGAATATCCGCATTCGCTTGAAAGCGTTTGATCACCGGATTCTTGATGCGTCGACGCGTGAAATTGTGTCGACCGCCAAGCGTACTGGCGCCAATGTCCGTGGTCCCATTCCGCTTCCGACGCGGATTGAGAAGTTTACGGTCAATCGTGGGCCGCACATTGATAAGAAAAGTCGTGAGCAATTTGAGATGCGCACACATAAGCGTCTTCTTGATATTGTTGATCCCACACCGCAAACGGTGGATGCTCTTATGAAGCTCGACCTTTCTGCTGGTGTGGATGTAGAAATTAAGCTCTGA
- the rpsH gene encoding 30S ribosomal protein S8, whose amino-acid sequence MSMSDPLGDMLTRIRNALSRKKGKVITPASKLRRRVLDVLQSEGYIRGYNQVDFGKGKSEIEIELKYFEGSAVIREISRVSKPGRRVYVSAKSIPQVANGLGISILSTPKGVMADHEAREQNVGGEILCRVF is encoded by the coding sequence ATGTCTATGTCAGATCCTCTTGGTGATATGTTAACACGTATTCGTAATGCGCTTAGTCGTAAAAAGGGTAAAGTGATTACGCCTGCTTCTAAGCTTCGTAGGCGGGTGCTTGATGTTTTGCAGTCTGAAGGTTATATTCGTGGGTACAATCAGGTTGATTTTGGTAAAGGGAAATCCGAAATCGAGATTGAATTGAAGTATTTTGAAGGTTCAGCTGTTATTCGTGAGATTTCACGTGTTTCAAAACCTGGTCGTCGTGTGTATGTTTCTGCTAAGTCTATTCCTCAGGTAGCAAATGGTCTTGGTATTTCAATTTTGTCGACTCCTAAAGGGGTAATGGCAGATCATGAAGCGCGTGAACAAAATGTCGGTGGAGAAATTCTCTGTCGTGTTTTCTGA
- the rplV gene encoding 50S ribosomal protein L22 — MGKAKVPRQLKDNEAKAVARTIRVSPQKLNLVAAMIRGKKVNTALADLTFSRKRIAQTVRKTLESAIANAENNHDLDIDSLIVSEAHVGKSIVMKRFHVRGRGRSSRIERPFSHLTIIVREVTEKEEAA, encoded by the coding sequence ATGGGCAAAGCTAAAGTTCCGCGCCAACTTAAGGACAATGAAGCGAAGGCTGTTGCTCGAACGATTCGTGTTAGTCCACAAAAGCTTAACCTGGTTGCTGCGATGATTCGTGGTAAAAAGGTTAATACAGCGTTGGCTGATTTGACATTTTCACGTAAACGTATCGCTCAGACAGTTAGAAAAACTCTTGAGTCAGCGATCGCGAATGCGGAAAATAACCATGATCTTGATATTGATTCGTTGATTGTTTCAGAAGCGCATGTTGGTAAATCTATAGTAATGAAACGTTTTCATGTTCGTGGTCGCGGGCGTTCTAGTCGAATTGAGCGTCCATTTTCGCATCTTACTATTATTGTTCGTGAAGTTACCGAAAAAGAGGAGGCTGCGTAA
- the rplR gene encoding 50S ribosomal protein L18 → MVSSKKIIQRRAQRVRRQIRAVANGRPRLSVYRSNQNIYAQIIDDLRGCTLASACTLEGELRKSLKSGSDKAAAFAVGKLIAERAKKAGVNEVVFDRGAYVYHGRVKVLAEAAREGGLIF, encoded by the coding sequence ATGGTTTCATCTAAAAAGATTATTCAGCGCCGTGCGCAGCGTGTTCGTCGTCAAATTAGAGCTGTCGCTAATGGTCGTCCGAGACTTAGTGTTTACCGCTCAAATCAGAATATTTATGCACAAATTATTGATGATTTACGTGGGTGTACACTTGCTTCTGCATGTACTCTTGAAGGAGAATTGAGAAAATCTTTAAAAAGCGGTTCTGATAAAGCGGCCGCTTTTGCTGTTGGTAAATTAATTGCTGAACGTGCAAAAAAAGCTGGTGTTAATGAGGTTGTTTTTGATCGTGGGGCATATGTTTATCATGGTCGAGTGAAAGTTTTAGCTGAAGCTGCTCGTGAGGGCGGTTTGATTTTTTAA
- the rplP gene encoding 50S ribosomal protein L16 produces MLQPKRTKFRKQFKGRIHGVAKGGTDLNFGAYGLKAIEPERITARQIEAARRAITRYMKRSGRVWIRIFPDLPVTSKPTEVRMGKGKGSVDYWAARVSPGRVMFELDGIPEDVAREALRLGAAKLPVKTRFVQRIAE; encoded by the coding sequence ATGTTGCAGCCAAAGCGCACAAAATTTCGTAAGCAATTCAAAGGCCGTATTCACGGTGTTGCGAAAGGTGGTACGGATTTGAACTTCGGTGCTTACGGTCTGAAGGCTATTGAGCCAGAGCGTATTACTGCGCGCCAAATTGAAGCGGCGCGTCGTGCTATTACACGTTACATGAAGCGTTCTGGTCGTGTATGGATTCGGATTTTTCCAGATCTTCCGGTTACATCTAAGCCGACTGAAGTTCGTATGGGTAAGGGTAAGGGAAGTGTTGACTATTGGGCAGCACGTGTTTCTCCTGGCCGCGTTATGTTTGAGCTTGACGGGATTCCTGAGGATGTTGCACGTGAAGCTCTTAGATTGGGTGCTGCAAAGTTGCCTGTTAAGACTCGTTTTGTTCAACGAATTGCTGAATAA
- the rpsQ gene encoding 30S ribosomal protein S17, with product MPKRILQGVVVSDKNDKTVVVKVERRYSHPLLQKTVRQSKKYKAHDENNQFKIGDQISIQESKPISKDKRWIVVVDSVT from the coding sequence ATGCCTAAACGCATTTTGCAAGGCGTTGTCGTTAGCGACAAGAATGATAAAACTGTAGTTGTCAAAGTGGAGCGTCGTTATTCTCATCCGCTTCTCCAAAAGACGGTTCGACAGTCTAAAAAATACAAGGCGCATGACGAGAACAATCAATTCAAAATCGGAGATCAGATTTCTATTCAAGAATCTAAACCGATTTCGAAAGATAAACGTTGGATTGTTGTTGTAGACAGTGTAACGTGA
- the rpmC gene encoding 50S ribosomal protein L29, translated as MKAEELRAQTLDQMKDELAKLKKEQFNLRFQKATGQLEKTARVKQVRRNIARIKTFLRQKMDGNKV; from the coding sequence ATGAAAGCCGAAGAATTACGGGCGCAAACGCTCGACCAAATGAAAGATGAATTGGCTAAGTTAAAGAAAGAGCAGTTTAATCTGCGTTTTCAGAAAGCGACAGGTCAATTAGAAAAAACCGCACGTGTTAAGCAAGTTCGTCGTAACATTGCGCGTATTAAAACTTTTCTTCGTCAGAAGATGGATGGAAACAAGGTTTAA